A genomic stretch from Tenrec ecaudatus isolate mTenEca1 chromosome X, mTenEca1.hap1, whole genome shotgun sequence includes:
- the LOC142433056 gene encoding uncharacterized protein LOC142433056, with translation MDPVDIEDVIVVFSQEEWDLLDPYQKKVYQDVMVETLENLASIGCGRFNDGGKLSIEHILAAFMLSNSGSPMLGEILQSRGSKDQRRYHVRLLRIHKAKSGAEGNGGYPCEKPFGQLPCLDVPQRNAPQPNRFECCTCGKAFVDQASHSQHIRCHTECTTCPCKECGESCRCLCHLSTPVRTRKGRYPLTCQDQKKDAPCVSAHETPVMELTGVERHGCKECGKVFRVPAALTRHSRTHSAEKPFECKQCGKAFRYSSILRVHLKSHSEERSYECRECGKAFKFTSSLSEHLKMHSEERPYECTECRKAFKFSSALSEHLKTHSEERPYECRECGKSFKYTSTLRAHLKTHSQERPYKCRECGKGFKTSSTLNAHLKTHSEERPFQCRECGKAFYCSSNLACHQKIHSGEKPYQCNQCGKTFSQSSNLNIHKRTHSGEKPYECKQCGKQFVSSSGLALHKRIHSGEKHFKCGECGKAFTYSSGLTAHMRTHSGDRPYLCEKCGKTFRQSSALWVHRRTHIGVRLYECKECGKTFNRSFNLNTHLRIHSGEKPYKCKECRRAFVSQPALKIHIRTHSGEKPHKFRVPGKAFREATHLTAHKRTHSGERSYACKECGKPFRDSTAFRRHKRIHSGKKPFECKCGKGFAKSSALTVHLRTHSGEKPYECQQCGKAFISSSTLKIHLRNHSGEMPYACEDCGKVFRQSSNLRRHREIHSKEKP, from the exons ATG GATCCAGTGGACATTGAGGATGTGATCGTGGTCTTTAGCCAGGAAGAGTGGGATTTgcttgatccttatcagaagaaaGTCTACCAAGATGTGATGGTGGAAACGTTGGAAAATCTAGCTTCAATAG GTTGTGGAAGATTTAATGATGGAGGAAAGTTATCCATTGAACATATTCTGGCAGCATTCATGCTCAGTAACTCCGGATCCCCCATGTTAGGGGAAATCTTGCAGTCACGTGGCAgtaaagaccagcggagataccATGTTAGGCTTTTGAG GATCCATAAAGCAaagagtggtgctgaaggaaatgGAGGCTATCCTTGTGAGAAGCCCTTTGGCCAGCTTCCATGTCTTGATGTGCCACAAAGAAATGCTCCCCAACCCAATCGTTTTGAATGCTGTACTTGTGGAAAAGCGTTCGTGGATCAGGCATCTCATAGCCAGCACATTCGATGTCACACTGAATGTACCACCTGTCCGTGTAAGGAATGTGGAGAATCCTGCAGGTGTCTTTGTCACTTAAGCACTCCTGTAAGGACTCGTAAAGGGAGGTACCCTCTTACATGTCAGGATCAGAAGAAGGATGCCCCTTGTGTGTCTGCCCATGAAACTCCTGTGATGGAACTCACTGGTGTGGAACGGCATGGTTGTAAAGAATGTGGAAAAGTCTTTAGGGTTCCTGCAGCCCTCACCAGACACTCAAGAACTCATAGTGCAGAGAAACCTTTTGAATGTAAGCAGTGTGGGAAAGCTTTCAGATATTCCTCAATCCTCAGGGTACATTTAAAATCCCACAGTGAAGAAAGGTCTTATGAATGCAgagaatgtgggaaagctttcaAATTTACCTCATCCCTcagtgaacatttaaaaatgCACAGTGAAgaaaggccttatgaatgtacaGAATGTCGGAAAGCTTTCAAATTTTCCTCAGCCCTCAGTGAACATTTAAAGACCCACAGTGAGgaaaggccttatgaatgtagagAATGTGGGAAATCTTTCAAATATACTTCAACCCTCAGGGCACATTTAAAGACCCACAGTCAAGAAAGGCCTTATAAATGTAGAGAATGTGGGAAAGGTTTCAAAACTTCTTCAACCCTCAATGCACATTTAAAAACCCACAGTGAAGAAAGACCTTTTCAATGTAgagaatgtgggaaagctttctATTGCTCATCAAACCTTGCTTGTCATCAAaaaattcacagtggagagaagccTTATCAATGTAATCAGTGCGGGAAAACATTTAGTCAATCTTCAAACTTGAATATTCATAAAAGGactcacagtggagagaaaccTTATGAATGTAAACAATGTGGGAAGCAGTTTGTTTCTTCTTCAGGCCTAGCTCTGCATAAAAGAATTCACAGTGGCGAGAAACATTTTAAATGCggggaatgtgggaaagcttttaCCTATTCCTCAGGTCTCACTGCACACATGCGAACTCACAGTGGAGACAGGCCGTATCTGTGTGAGAAATGTGGTAAAACCTTCAGACAGTCCTCAGCTCTCTGGGTACATAGAAGAACTCATATTGGAGTAAGGCTTTATGAATGTAAAGAGTGTGGGAAAACCTTTAATCGATCTTTCAACCTTAACACACATTTGcgaattcacagtggggagaagCCTTACAAATGCAAGGAATGTAGGAGGGCCTTTGTTTCTCAACCTGCCCTCAAGATACATATAAGGACCcacagtggagagaaaccacataaattcagagttcctgggaaagcctTTAGAGAAGCCACACACCTGACTGCACATAAGAGAACTCATAGTGGAGAAAGATCTTATGCATGTAAAGAATGCGGGAAGCCTTTTAGGGATTCCACTGCTTTCAGAAGGCACAAAAGAATACACAGTGGAAAAAAGCCATTTGAGtgtaaatgtggcaaaggctttgctAAGTCTTCAGCTCTCACTGTCCATCTAAGAACCCATAGTGGAGAGAAGCCTTATGAATGTCAACAGTGTGGGAAAGCATTCATTTCTTCCTCTACGCTAAAGATCCATCTGAGAAATCACAGTGGGGAAATGCCTTATGCATGTGAAGACTGCGGCAAAGTATTTAGGCAATCCTCTAACCTCAGAAGACACAGAGAAATTCACAGCAAAGAGAAGCCCTAA